DNA sequence from the Gaiellales bacterium genome:
GCGGCCGCATCCCGCCGGACGACGATCTGCGCCGCGATGCGGCCTGGCAGTACCGCCACTTCTACGGCGCCGTCTGAGCTCCGGTCAGCCGCTCCAGGTGAACTTCAGCGTGCGTGACAACCCCGTGACGACGCCGTGCGGGTCGGTCTCCTTCACAAACAGCGTGTACGGCCCGGACGGCAGCGCGGTGTTGAACCCGACCGCCCAGGTGCCGTCCGATGCGACGTGCACCACCGCGCTCGCCCACATGTGCCGTCCACGCAGGTCGGTGCCCGGGAACGCGAAGACCTGCACGTAGCCCAGCCCGGCGACGGGGTTCGGTTCGTCGGTGCCGGTCACCTGGAAGCCGGGGGCCGACATCGTGGCGCCGGGCGCAGGCGAGGAGATCCCGAGCGTCCCGTGCAGGTCGGTCGCACCCGCCTGCAGCGTGACCGGGACGAACGGCGAACGAATGACGCCGGTCCCACCGCCGTACGACTGGTTGGTCTGGGCGTTGTAGCTCCCCGGATCGACGAGGGGCACGAAGACCAGCTCGTACCTGCCGTGGGGCGAGACGGTTGCGAGCCACAACCCCTTCGACTTGCCCCCGGCGGCCGGGTAGATGCGGATGTCGACGATCTTGCGGAAGGCCGGGCCGGTGTTGGCCTCACCGCGCAGGACGATCGTCCCGCCGCTGCCCTTGGTGTCCGCCGCGAGGGTCAGGTGCGGCCTCGGCGGCGGTTTCGTCGTCGTGCCCTCGCCTCCCCCGAGCACCCGGGTGAGGGCGACCGCGACCGCGGCGAGGACGAGCAGTCCGCCGCCGCCGCCGACGACGATCAGCCGGCGCCGGCGGCGGCGATCCTCGCTCGGCCAGGGCGGCGCAGGCACGGGCGGCAGGGCCGCGTCGGGGATCACCTCGACGGCGCTCACGGGGTCGCCGAAGCCCTCCAGGGCCACCCGCCGCGGCGCGCCGAGCCGCAGCCCGTCGACCCGCCCGGCCACGTTCGCGACGGTCTCGGTGGCGAGGATCCGTCCAGGTGCGGCGGCCGCGCTCAGACGTGACGCAAGGTTGAGCGCGCCGCCTCGGTACCCGCCGTCGATCGTCTCGACCTCACCCGCGTCGAGACCGGTGCCGACGGCGAGCGGGAATGAGCTGCCTCCTTCGGGGGCCGTGCGCAGCCGGCGTTGCAGCCCGACCGCGGCGCGCAGCGCCGCCCGGGCCGAGCCGAACGCGCAGAGGGCCTCGTCGCCGCGCGCCTCGACGAGCTCGCCGCCGTGCTCCACCGCCGCCCCGCGGGCGGCATCCGCGAATGTGCGAGCGAGCGCCGAGCCGGCCTCGTCGCCGCGCTCGCGGGTGTAGCGCGCGTACCCGACCACGCGCGCGATCAGGAACGTCCGCAGCCCGGTCGCCGCCGGCTCCTGCTCCTCGGCCGGCTCGCCGGAGGCCGGCGAGAGCGCGAGCGCCGGGTCGTGCTGGAGGATCGCCCGCTCCAGATCGCGAAGCCGATTCGACGGCTCGATCCCGAGCTCCTCGACCAGGTGACGGCGACCCTGCGCGTAGGCCGCGAGCGCGTCGGCCTGACGGCCGTTTCGGTAGAGCGCGAGCATCAGCTGGTAGCGCAGCGTCTCGCGGGCCGGGTGGGCGTTTGCGAGCGCGCGCAGCTCGCCGATCACGGCCTGGTGCCGGCCCAGGGCCAGCTCCGCCTCGAAGCGGGCCTCGAGCGCGCCGAGCCGAACATCCTCCAGCCGCTCCGCCTCGGCGGAGGCGAAGGCATAGTCCTCGAGCCCCTCGAGCGGCCGGCCCCGCCAGAGCTCGAGCGCCTCCCGGAGCTCGGCGATCGCCTCCTCGTGGCGGCCGGCGGCGAGCGTACGCTGGCCGGACTCGACCATGCGCTCGAAGCGGTTCACGTCGACCGCCTCGGGATCGGCGGCCAGCAGGTAGCCGCCGCCGCGGCTCGTGATCTCGCCGCCGCCCGCTCCGGCGGGGAGCGCCTTGCGCAGCCGCGAGACGTGCACCTCGAGGTTGCGGCGCGCCGGCGCGCCCTCGCCCGGCCAGACCGCGTCCATCAGCGTCGTCCGCGGGACGACCCGGTTCGCGTTCAGGACGAGCAGCGCGAGCACCGCGGCGCCCTTGCCGGTGAGCGCCACCACCCGGCCCTCGGCGAGCACCTCCGGCGGGCCGAGCAGCCGGTACTCCATATGGCGATTCCCAGAATTCATGGCTCAACCACGGGCATGAGAGCGCGCTGAGAGCGCGGTGAGAGCGCCCCAAAAGCGCTTCCAGAGCGCCGTTCGAGCACGCGGGTGTCCCTTGAGGTCAAACGACGACGACCCAGGGGAGGCCCTGCGCCATGAACATCATGACCATTCGATCGGCGGCCACCGCGGCCGGCCTCGCCGCGCTCGGCGTGGCCGCCCTCGTGCTGCCATCGCCCACCGCTGCCGCGCCTGGACTCCCGCACGTCCACACGCTCACTCTCGCACGCGCCGACCGCACCTGCTTCGACTATCCGTCGCCGCCCGGGTCGTCTCCCGTCTACCCGACCGGCGCCGTTCCGACGATCCGCGGCGGCTTCGACGATCCCCGCGGCCTCGGCCACGCGCACTTCGGCGTCGACGTTGCCGCCCCCCACGACCGGGCCAAGGTGTACGCCGTGGTCACGGGTCGCATCTGGGATGTCCACCGCGGAGGCGGGAACGCGCGCTTCATCCTCAGCCCCACCACCGCGATGCAGAGCACGCGGTACGACTACTGGCACGTCGACCTGACGCGCGTCGCGCCGGGCGCGTACGTCCGTCGCGGGCAGTGGATCGGGCGGGTCGTCGCCGGCCAGAACCACGTGCACCTCTCGGAGTGGAACCCGGTGTGCGGGTTCATCGACCCGCGCCGGCCGACCGGGATCCTGCGCGACCCCGCCAACCGCGAGGCGCCGGGCATGAGCGATCTCGCGGCGTTCGTGGCCGACGCGGCCGCGTTCAGCCCGCGTGGCGCCGGCAGCGTGGACTCGGCGCCGCTCGCGCTCGACGACCTGCACGGCCGGGTTGACTTCCGCGCCCAGGTGTGGGACATGCCCGTTCGCAAGACGACGCGGTGGCCGCAGCAGCCGCTGATGGTCGCCGGGCTACGAAGCTGGATCGCGCCCCCGACGGACGAACTGCTCCGGGTGGGCGCGCCGATCGTCCCGTTCGTCGGCGGCCGGCTGATCCCGCCGCAGCAGGTCGACGACGTCTATGCCCACGGCACCTACCGGATCAACGAGTGTTTCATGCGCCCGCAGGGCGTCTGCGCCACCCGCCTCGTCGTGCACGTCGGCGGCCGCGGAGTCAACACGACGGTGCTCCGCAACGGCGACTACCGCTTCTGCGTCGCCGCGGTCACGATCGGCAACGTCGCACGGCACCGGTGCTGGCCGATCACGATCGACAATCGGGACGCGCCGTGAGCTTGGTGCCAGGGCACGTGCGAGCGCCCGACGACGGATCGGAGGATCTGTTCGTCCATCACTCATCGATCGCCGGCGACGGCTTCAAGTCGCTCGCCGAGGGCGCCAAGGTCGAGTTCGAAGGCCGCGAGGGCCAGAAGGGCCCCGAGGCGACGAACGTCGTGGCCGCCTCGTAGGCGACCGCCGACCTTCCTGTGGGCTCGGCGCCCGGCAGACCCAGCCGCCTCAGCCACCGGACGTGCGAGCGTAGCGCCGCCCACACCGTCGGGTGCGACGTATAGGGCAGGCCGCATTCGACCGCCGTCCGCCGGACGATGTCGGCGAGTTGCGGGTGCAAGGTGTGAGGGACCCGCGGGAAGAGGTGGTGCTCGATCTGGTGGTTCAGCCCACCCACATACCAGCGGATCAGGCGGTTGCGAGGCGCGAAGTTGGCCGTCGCCAGCACCTGGTGGACATGCCACTCCGGCGTCAGGGGACCGCCGTCGGAGGCGAGCGTCTCGGCCTCCTCGAGGCAGTGGGACAGCTGGAATGTGATCGTCAGCGCGAGAGAGGCGACCCCCGACGCAACCGTGAAGGCGATCAGTACGTGGACCGGCGAGTGCAGCCGAAGCGGGATCACCACCGCCCAGACGAGGAAGAAGACCTTCCCGGCGACGAGCCCGGCCAGGTTCCATCTCCGCGGCCGCGGGAATCGCGACCGGCCGACGGAGCCGCGCGCGACGAACGTGAAGTCCGTGACCGCCTGCCAGCGGACGGTGACCAGGGCATAGAGCAGCCACATGTACACATGCTGGTATCGATGCCAGGATCGGCGTGGTTGAGTGGGCTCGAAGCGAGCGAACGGCAGGGCGTCGATGTCGGGGTCGTGGTCGGCGACGTTCGTATACGTGTGATGAGCGAGGTGCTTCGCCCGCCACACGTACGAGGAACCGCCGATCAGGTCGAGCGAGTGCGCGGCCAGGCGGTTCAGGAGTGGGCCGCGCGCAAAGGCCCCGTGGTTCGCGTCGTGCATGATGCAGAACCCGATGCCCGCCATGCCGAGCCCAAGCGACGTCGCGGCTGCGACCACGGCGGCAGGCGTCGTCGCCACCTCGAGCAGCAGCAGGTAGGACGCGATCGTCCACACGATCACAAGGGCCGACTTCGCCCACAGAACCCGGTAGGCACGGCGGATCGCAGCGGCGTCGCCGAGCACGACATCGGCCCGCTCGGCGAGCAGGCGGGAGAACCCTCCCGCACCTCGGAACCGCATCCGCTGGCCGGT
Encoded proteins:
- a CDS encoding BTAD domain-containing putative transcriptional regulator; protein product: MEYRLLGPPEVLAEGRVVALTGKGAAVLALLVLNANRVVPRTTLMDAVWPGEGAPARRNLEVHVSRLRKALPAGAGGGEITSRGGGYLLAADPEAVDVNRFERMVESGQRTLAAGRHEEAIAELREALELWRGRPLEGLEDYAFASAEAERLEDVRLGALEARFEAELALGRHQAVIGELRALANAHPARETLRYQLMLALYRNGRQADALAAYAQGRRHLVEELGIEPSNRLRDLERAILQHDPALALSPASGEPAEEQEPAATGLRTFLIARVVGYARYTRERGDEAGSALARTFADAARGAAVEHGGELVEARGDEALCAFGSARAALRAAVGLQRRLRTAPEGGSSFPLAVGTGLDAGEVETIDGGYRGGALNLASRLSAAAAPGRILATETVANVAGRVDGLRLGAPRRVALEGFGDPVSAVEVIPDAALPPVPAPPWPSEDRRRRRRLIVVGGGGGLLVLAAVAVALTRVLGGGEGTTTKPPPRPHLTLAADTKGSGGTIVLRGEANTGPAFRKIVDIRIYPAAGGKSKGLWLATVSPHGRYELVFVPLVDPGSYNAQTNQSYGGGTGVIRSPFVPVTLQAGATDLHGTLGISSPAPGATMSAPGFQVTGTDEPNPVAGLGYVQVFAFPGTDLRGRHMWASAVVHVASDGTWAVGFNTALPSGPYTLFVKETDPHGVVTGLSRTLKFTWSG
- a CDS encoding M23 family metallopeptidase, with protein sequence MTIRSAATAAGLAALGVAALVLPSPTAAAPGLPHVHTLTLARADRTCFDYPSPPGSSPVYPTGAVPTIRGGFDDPRGLGHAHFGVDVAAPHDRAKVYAVVTGRIWDVHRGGGNARFILSPTTAMQSTRYDYWHVDLTRVAPGAYVRRGQWIGRVVAGQNHVHLSEWNPVCGFIDPRRPTGILRDPANREAPGMSDLAAFVADAAAFSPRGAGSVDSAPLALDDLHGRVDFRAQVWDMPVRKTTRWPQQPLMVAGLRSWIAPPTDELLRVGAPIVPFVGGRLIPPQQVDDVYAHGTYRINECFMRPQGVCATRLVVHVGGRGVNTTVLRNGDYRFCVAAVTIGNVARHRCWPITIDNRDAP